A stretch of the Archangium violaceum genome encodes the following:
- a CDS encoding glutathione S-transferase family protein, producing MKLYGHPGSTCTRKVLTTLAEKGREAEFVLIDLSKGQQKSPDYLAKHPFGVVPFLEDDGFTLYESRAIIRYLDAKLPGPKLTPSDHPSFGRMEQWLSVEQSYFTPHCMAIVMELVFKPMRGGTPDMDKVNKGRSESARVLDVVDRALMSQAYLAGDTFSLADISWLPYLQYLSATPHGTLITERPFVKSWWQRISTRPSWKKVNG from the coding sequence ATGAAGCTCTATGGTCATCCGGGCAGCACCTGCACCCGAAAGGTCCTCACCACGCTCGCCGAGAAGGGCCGCGAGGCCGAGTTCGTGTTGATCGACCTCTCCAAGGGCCAGCAGAAGTCGCCCGACTACCTGGCGAAGCACCCCTTCGGCGTCGTCCCCTTCCTCGAGGATGACGGCTTCACCCTGTACGAGTCCCGCGCCATCATCCGCTACCTCGACGCGAAGCTGCCGGGGCCCAAGCTCACCCCGAGCGACCATCCCTCCTTCGGCCGCATGGAGCAGTGGCTCAGCGTCGAGCAGTCCTATTTCACCCCGCACTGCATGGCCATCGTCATGGAGCTCGTCTTCAAGCCCATGCGCGGCGGCACGCCCGACATGGACAAGGTGAACAAGGGCCGGAGCGAGAGCGCCAGGGTGCTCGATGTCGTCGACCGGGCCCTCATGTCCCAGGCCTACCTCGCGGGCGACACGTTCTCGCTCGCGGACATCTCCTGGCTGCCGTACCTGCAGTACCTCTCGGCCACTCCCCACGGCACCCTCATCACCGAGCGTCCGTTCGTGAAGTCGTGGTGGCAGCGCATCAGCACCCGTCCCTCGTGGAAGAAGGTGAACGGCTAA
- a CDS encoding glutamate synthase subunit beta — protein sequence MGKTTGFMEWNRVPAPKREKSDRVGDSREFVLPLAAEEAKRQAGRCMDCGVPFCQQGCPLGNPIPDFNDAVYRGKWKEAYVALSGTNNFPEFTGRLCPAPCEAACVLNIDQEPVTIEQMEKEISERAFAGGWVRPRPPASRTGKRVAVVGSGPAGLAAAAQLNQAGHSVTVYERDDRAGGLLRYGIPDFKLEKSVVDRRLKLMESEGVEFRCGVDVGREPGFRALREQYDAVVLAMGARKARELEVPGRELSGVVQAMDYLEHQNRVVAGLTQLEPRLSAAGKRVLILGGGDTGSDCLGTALRQGAASVTQVELMPAPPKVRAESNPWPRWPLIFRTSSSQEEGGAREFGLMTKKLVGTDGRLQALHAVRVELQREAGGALRLVEVPGSETVYEVDLLVLAMGFTGPDTGALAEDLGVKLTPRGNVLVDASFATSVDGVFCAGDASRGASLIVWAISDGREAAKAVDTYLSQEASALPTRGKDCSFG from the coding sequence ATGGGCAAGACGACCGGATTCATGGAGTGGAATCGCGTGCCCGCCCCCAAGCGGGAGAAGTCCGATCGGGTGGGGGACTCGCGCGAGTTCGTGTTGCCCCTGGCCGCCGAGGAGGCCAAGCGGCAGGCGGGGCGCTGTATGGACTGTGGCGTGCCCTTCTGTCAGCAGGGCTGTCCGCTGGGCAATCCCATCCCCGACTTCAACGACGCGGTGTACCGGGGGAAGTGGAAGGAGGCCTACGTCGCGCTGAGCGGCACCAACAACTTCCCCGAGTTCACCGGCCGGCTGTGCCCGGCGCCGTGCGAGGCCGCCTGCGTCCTCAACATCGACCAGGAGCCGGTGACCATCGAGCAGATGGAGAAGGAGATCAGCGAGCGGGCCTTCGCCGGGGGCTGGGTGCGTCCCCGTCCGCCCGCGAGCCGCACCGGCAAGCGCGTGGCGGTGGTGGGCTCGGGGCCCGCGGGGCTGGCGGCGGCGGCGCAGCTCAACCAGGCGGGACACAGCGTCACCGTGTACGAGCGGGATGACCGGGCCGGAGGCCTGCTGCGCTACGGGATTCCCGACTTCAAGCTGGAGAAGTCCGTGGTGGACCGGCGGCTGAAGCTGATGGAATCCGAGGGCGTGGAGTTCCGCTGCGGCGTGGACGTGGGCCGTGAGCCGGGCTTCCGCGCGCTGCGCGAGCAGTACGACGCCGTCGTGCTGGCCATGGGCGCCAGGAAGGCGAGGGAGCTCGAGGTGCCCGGACGCGAGCTGTCCGGCGTGGTGCAGGCCATGGACTACCTGGAGCACCAGAACCGGGTGGTGGCGGGACTGACCCAGCTCGAGCCCCGGCTGAGCGCGGCGGGCAAGCGGGTGCTCATCCTCGGAGGTGGAGACACGGGCTCGGACTGCCTGGGCACGGCGCTGCGCCAGGGCGCGGCGAGCGTGACGCAGGTGGAGTTGATGCCCGCGCCCCCGAAGGTGCGTGCCGAGAGCAACCCGTGGCCGCGCTGGCCGCTCATCTTCCGCACCTCGTCGAGCCAGGAGGAGGGCGGGGCGCGCGAGTTCGGCCTGATGACGAAGAAGCTGGTCGGCACGGACGGCCGGCTCCAGGCGCTGCACGCGGTGCGGGTGGAGTTGCAGCGTGAGGCGGGCGGAGCCCTCCGGCTGGTGGAGGTGCCCGGCTCCGAGACGGTCTACGAGGTGGACCTGCTGGTGCTGGCCATGGGCTTCACGGGGCCGGACACCGGGGCGCTGGCGGAGGACCTGGGCGTGAAGCTCACGCCGCGAGGCAACGTGCTGGTGGACGCGAGCTTCGCCACGTCGGTGGACGGCGTGTTCTGCGCGGGCGACGCGAGCCGGGGCGCGAGCCTCATCGTCTGGGCCATCTCCGACGGGCGTGAGGCGGCGAAGGCCGTCGACACGTACCTGTCGCAGGAGGCCTCCGCCTTGCCGACGCGGGGCAAGGACTGCTCCTTCGGCTGA
- a CDS encoding carboxypeptidase regulatory-like domain-containing protein, with amino-acid sequence MDRKRTVWLLIIVLVLVGGLLVLLRGDGGERVPDGPRAGGAGASKPAPARAGTRTSQRPESPHAATALPSRLVPATHAEDPAESRGSFEGLVISATTGEGVANAELTFAGAGGAASTRTEANGRFRFVPPTAGTWQLAVVTARGYLPFGPEWGQSPIRFTAVPGQRISDIVLALTPEVELLGRVEDPDGQPVAGAQVRVLTGRGGESVLFPTSDHFTSDARGEFRFRAPEGASVEARHPAYASARAEVTPSAALARRVVLKLGRRESAQAAPPGESLAGRVVDGEGAAVPQALVSVTSASSAWPRRYGDELGYETLTDAEGRFTLEGLEPGTYDVTARSMGLAPGELRDVRTGRKDLVLTLAAGTRLVGTVRDAATGRPLPSFTLAVFTKRGPLQRDVFTQHSFIDAQGRYVVAGVPAGSYVLQAAASGYAPSEAQVEVPEGASGPVTTDLSLSRGTKMAGRVVEEGSGVPLEHASISVEGVGTGEGALSLRYDALTDARGDFTLDGLPPGELSLFVSAAGHHSRILSGITARGDTAPPLTIELRKTEEGEEPQVELVGIGAVLAPREDALVLGEIAPGGGAAEAGLVTGDSIVHIDGRPVVEMGFANAVQRIRGPEGSRLVLGVRKASAVGTDGSAAPIVDIPVTRRRIRR; translated from the coding sequence ATGGACCGGAAGCGCACAGTCTGGTTGCTCATCATCGTGTTGGTGCTCGTGGGTGGACTGCTCGTCCTGCTCCGTGGGGACGGTGGGGAGCGGGTGCCCGATGGACCACGGGCAGGAGGCGCGGGGGCCTCGAAGCCGGCACCCGCTCGCGCCGGAACACGAACGTCACAGAGGCCGGAATCCCCGCACGCCGCGACCGCCCTCCCCTCGCGTCTGGTGCCCGCCACGCACGCCGAGGACCCGGCCGAGTCGCGGGGCTCCTTCGAGGGCCTCGTCATCTCGGCCACCACGGGTGAGGGCGTGGCGAACGCCGAGCTGACCTTCGCCGGAGCGGGGGGCGCCGCGTCCACGCGCACGGAGGCCAACGGACGCTTCCGCTTCGTCCCGCCCACGGCGGGCACGTGGCAGCTCGCGGTGGTGACGGCACGGGGCTACCTGCCCTTCGGCCCCGAGTGGGGACAGAGCCCCATCCGATTCACGGCCGTGCCCGGCCAGCGCATCTCGGACATCGTGCTCGCCCTGACGCCCGAGGTGGAGCTGCTGGGCCGCGTGGAGGACCCGGACGGACAGCCCGTCGCTGGAGCGCAGGTGCGCGTGCTGACGGGCCGGGGGGGTGAGTCGGTGCTCTTCCCCACGTCGGACCACTTCACGTCCGATGCGCGCGGGGAGTTCCGCTTCCGCGCACCGGAAGGCGCCAGCGTGGAGGCCCGCCACCCGGCCTACGCCTCCGCCCGCGCCGAGGTGACACCCTCGGCCGCGCTGGCGCGCCGCGTGGTGTTGAAGCTGGGCAGGCGCGAGAGCGCTCAGGCCGCCCCTCCGGGAGAGTCCCTGGCGGGGCGCGTGGTGGACGGAGAAGGAGCGGCCGTGCCCCAGGCCCTGGTGTCCGTGACATCCGCCTCGAGCGCCTGGCCTCGCAGGTATGGCGATGAGCTCGGGTACGAGACGCTGACGGACGCGGAGGGACGCTTCACGCTCGAGGGCCTGGAGCCGGGCACCTACGATGTCACCGCGAGGTCGATGGGACTGGCGCCCGGGGAGCTGCGAGACGTGAGGACGGGCCGGAAGGACCTGGTGCTGACGCTCGCGGCGGGGACGAGGCTGGTGGGCACGGTGCGCGACGCGGCCACGGGCAGGCCGCTGCCCTCCTTCACCCTGGCCGTGTTCACGAAGCGAGGGCCCTTGCAGCGGGACGTCTTCACGCAGCACTCGTTCATCGACGCGCAGGGCCGCTACGTGGTGGCAGGAGTACCGGCCGGGAGCTATGTGCTCCAGGCGGCCGCGTCCGGCTACGCGCCATCCGAGGCGCAGGTCGAGGTGCCGGAAGGGGCCTCGGGACCGGTGACGACGGACCTCTCCCTCTCGCGCGGGACGAAGATGGCGGGGCGCGTGGTGGAGGAGGGCTCGGGAGTCCCGCTGGAGCACGCGAGCATCTCCGTCGAGGGCGTGGGAACGGGAGAGGGAGCGCTGTCCCTGCGCTATGACGCCCTCACGGACGCACGGGGCGACTTCACGCTCGACGGGTTGCCCCCGGGCGAGCTGTCCCTGTTCGTCTCCGCCGCCGGGCACCACAGCCGCATCCTCTCCGGCATCACCGCGCGTGGAGACACCGCGCCCCCGCTGACCATCGAGTTGCGGAAGACGGAGGAGGGCGAGGAGCCTCAGGTGGAACTGGTGGGCATCGGGGCGGTGCTCGCCCCGCGAGAGGACGCGCTGGTGCTGGGCGAGATCGCCCCGGGCGGAGGCGCGGCCGAGGCGGGGCTCGTCACGGGGGACAGCATCGTGCACATCGACGGGCGCCCCGTCGTGGAGATGGGCTTCGCGAACGCCGTCCAGCGCATCCGGGGCCCCGAGGGCAGCCGGCTGGTGCTCGGCGTGCGCAAGGCCTCGGCCGTGGGCACGGACGGAAGCGCCGCGCCCATCGTGGACATCCCCGTGACGCGGCGGCGCATCCGCCGATAG
- a CDS encoding imm11 family protein: MNYFVLKTASQDGAVIDAYPQGSPADWKFDEGISLAREFPGRAEVVFSKSFPDFRKLYDFQPNILSAFIVSEKARQLIESLKVPNAEFLPVALKDHRGNVVAENYAILNLLGGEDAIDMERSDYKMNNINKEQIGRIKKLALKPDAISPEAKLFRCSRMRRLILLREDVLAAFNEAGLTGFRTYPAEGWKGLEL; this comes from the coding sequence ATGAACTATTTTGTCCTGAAGACGGCTTCCCAGGATGGTGCGGTCATTGACGCGTACCCACAGGGCAGCCCGGCAGATTGGAAGTTCGACGAGGGCATCAGTCTGGCCCGCGAGTTCCCTGGCCGGGCGGAGGTCGTCTTCTCGAAGAGCTTTCCTGACTTCCGGAAGCTCTACGACTTCCAGCCCAACATCCTCAGCGCATTCATCGTCTCCGAGAAGGCCCGGCAGCTCATCGAGTCCCTGAAGGTGCCCAACGCCGAGTTCCTCCCCGTGGCGCTCAAGGACCACCGAGGCAACGTGGTGGCCGAGAACTACGCCATCCTCAACCTGCTCGGGGGCGAGGACGCCATCGACATGGAGCGCTCCGACTACAAGATGAACAACATCAACAAGGAGCAGATTGGCCGCATCAAGAAGCTCGCCCTCAAGCCGGACGCCATCTCCCCTGAGGCGAAGCTCTTCCGTTGCAGCCGCATGCGCCGATTGATCCTCCTCCGCGAGGATGTGCTCGCCGCCTTCAACGAGGCGGGCCTCACCGGCTTCCGCACCTACCCCGCCGAGGGCTGGAAAGGCCTGGAGCTCTGA